A genomic stretch from Pararhizobium sp. IMCC21322 includes:
- a CDS encoding tripartite tricarboxylate transporter substrate binding protein, with protein MKSIIAAVVATVLAGPAMAEFPEKEITLVVPSAPGGSGDRVARTLSKYNREIKAFGQEITVKNSRGGGGSVASRQVKEADPDGYTILLLHQGLITANVLGVTDYGPEAFEPLAEVAQQCLVYVGAPKSPYADYKAAVEAVKGGTKMREAANIGAPAHFASMYLNEVAGINVSLVQAGQGSERLASLMGGHTDVSIFAVSEALAYQENGLKPLVIMSAERDPVLPDVPTAKELGYDAEFCIGNWILAPKGTPDDVLAKLQQGLETLMTDPALVKEMTEGGFKPVFVSGDMLADKIEAATETITRLGEKIAK; from the coding sequence ATGAAAAGTATAATTGCAGCCGTGGTCGCAACGGTGTTGGCAGGGCCAGCAATGGCGGAATTCCCGGAAAAGGAAATCACACTGGTGGTGCCCTCTGCACCGGGTGGTTCCGGTGACAGGGTGGCGCGCACGCTGTCGAAATACAATCGTGAAATCAAGGCCTTCGGTCAGGAAATCACGGTAAAGAACTCTCGCGGTGGCGGTGGCTCTGTCGCCTCTCGCCAGGTCAAGGAGGCTGATCCGGATGGCTACACGATCCTTTTGTTGCATCAGGGTCTGATTACGGCCAACGTTCTGGGTGTCACAGATTATGGACCGGAAGCGTTTGAACCGCTGGCAGAGGTTGCCCAGCAATGTCTGGTCTATGTCGGTGCGCCAAAATCTCCCTATGCGGACTACAAGGCTGCGGTTGAGGCTGTCAAAGGCGGAACCAAAATGCGCGAAGCGGCCAACATTGGCGCGCCGGCCCATTTTGCCTCCATGTATCTCAATGAAGTTGCAGGGATCAATGTATCCCTTGTTCAGGCAGGTCAGGGCTCCGAGCGCCTGGCATCTTTGATGGGCGGTCATACCGATGTTTCGATTTTCGCTGTTTCCGAGGCCTTGGCCTATCAGGAAAATGGCTTGAAGCCACTTGTGATCATGTCAGCGGAACGCGACCCTGTTTTGCCCGATGTCCCGACCGCAAAAGAGCTTGGTTACGACGCTGAATTTTGCATTGGAAACTGGATTCTCGCTCCCAAGGGCACACCGGATGATGTGCTGGCCAAGCTGCAACAGGGCCTGGAAACCCTGATGACTGATCCCGCGCTCGTGAAAGAAATGACGGAAGGCGGGTTCAAGCCGGTTTTTGTGTCCGGGGATATGCTCGCAGACAAGATCGAGGCCGCGACTGAAACGATCACACGTCTGGGCGAAAAAATCGCCAAATAG